A DNA window from Oncorhynchus tshawytscha isolate Ot180627B linkage group LG13, Otsh_v2.0, whole genome shotgun sequence contains the following coding sequences:
- the LOC112265911 gene encoding uncharacterized protein LOC112265911, which translates to MIEYLWHCRIIDYKTLSSVVTQLDKVQPLIKDLEKLGGFVINKPEDEQITGQVEVAQVLPPATDENMDEESDKEHDQSALYQPPLNQSWDTKLRKGTQSSGLYQKHPLDCDLLAGFGKFLRDDNNIPNFKQEVANVSRFLFYMDSNKPSLDFVNNLEKSRSFFTKLADIGQKKQTIANYMKNLKRFLQYIIAITSLIQTDRALFEQCKHFLLCLNELQKSMSKQVSKEITGKRYTQMVSVAKTPHECWELLRVVKNEFLCIIGKAMNEESLLETEKLHVLYYLESLLILKHLQRAGVVKNLTVS; encoded by the exons ATGATTGAGTATCTTTGGCACTGCAGGATCATTGACTACAAAACACTCAGCTCTGTTGTGACACAACTGGACAAAGTCCAACCTTTGATTAAGGATCTTGAAAAACTGGGTGGTTTTGTGATCAACAAGCCAGAAGACGAACAAATAACTGG CCAAGTGGAAGTGGCTCAAGTGTTACCCCCAGCTACAGATGAAAATATGGATGAAGAATCAGACAAGGAACATGACCAGTCGGCATTGTACCAACC GCCATTGAACCAGTCATGGGACACCAAACTGAGAAAGGGGACGCAAAGCAGTGGTTTATACCAAAAGCACCCTCTGGATTGTGATCTGCTGGCTGGATTTGGGAAATTTCTCCGTGACGACAACAACATTCCCAATTTCAAACAGGAG GTTGCAAATGTGTCAAGGTTTTTGTTTTACATGGACTCAAACAAACCATCGCTGGATTTTGTTAATAACTTGGAAAAAAGCAGATCATTTTTTACCAAGCTTGCAGACATTGGACAGAAGAAGCAAACCATTGCCAACTACATGAAGAATCTGAAGAGATTTCTTCAGTACATCATTGCCATTACAAGCcttattcagacagacagagccttGTTTGAGCAATGCAAGCATTTCCTCCTATGCTTGAATGAACTGCAGAAGTCCATGAGCAAGCAGGTGTCTAAGGAAATTACTGGGAAAAG ATACACACAGATGGTGTCAGTTGCGAAGACACCACATGAATGTTGGGAACTTTTGAGGGTGGTGAAGAACGAATTTCTGTGTATCATTGGGAAGGCCATGAATGAAGAATCCTTGCTGGAAACTGAAAAACTGCACGTTCTGTACTACCTTGAGTCTCTGCTCATTCTGAAACATCTCCAAAGGGCTGGAGTGGTCAAAAACTTGACCGTAAGTTAA